The proteins below are encoded in one region of Podarcis raffonei isolate rPodRaf1 chromosome 8, rPodRaf1.pri, whole genome shotgun sequence:
- the LOC128420183 gene encoding ras-related protein ORAB-1-like, whose protein sequence is MSTISPEYDYLFKLLLIGDSGVGKSCLLLRFADDTYTDSYISTIGVDFKIRTIELEGRTIKLQIWDTAGQERFRTITSSYYRGAHGIIIVYDVTDQDSFNNMHLWLEEINRYASENVNKLIVGNKSDLTSKKAVDYTTAKEYADSLGVPFLETSAKNATNVEQAFLTMAAEIKNRVSSGPTQNDSHKSNLHIQSGPLRQEGPGQGEDGGGGCC, encoded by the exons ATGTCAACTATCAGTCCTGAATA TGACTACTTGTTTAAGCTGCTCCTGATTGGCGATTCTGGAGTTGGGAAGTCATGCCTTCTGCTCCGTTTTGCG GATGACACCTACACAGACAGTTACATCAGTACCATCGGCGTGGACTTCAAAATCCGGACAATAGAGTTGGAGGGAAGGACCATTAAGCTGCAGATT TGGGATACGGCAGGGCAGGAGCGCTTCCGAACAATCACGTCCAGCTATTATCGAGGTGCGCATGGCATCATCATTGTATACGATGTGACAGACCAG GATTCCTTCAACAACATGCATCTCTGGCTGGAGGAAATCAACCGCTATGCCAGTGAGAACGTCAACAAACTGATTGTGGGAAACAAGAGCGACCTCACGAGCAAGAAAGCAGTGGATTACACTACAGCCAAG GAATATGCAGACTCCCTTGGGGTGCCCTTCCTAGAGACCAGTGCGAAAAACGCCACCAATGTCGAACAGGCCTTCCTCACCATGGCGGCGGAGATCAAGAACCGGGTGAGCAGCGGCCCCACCCAGAACGACAGCCATAAGTCGAACCTCCACATCCAGAGCGGCCCCCTGAGGCAAGAAGGGCCTGGCCAGGGAGAAGATGGCGGAGGAGGCTGTTGCTAA
- the LOC128420186 gene encoding calcineurin B homologous protein 2-like, with protein MGGQTSQLFTVPEQQEIMKETGFSEANVVRLYQRFQALDKDEKGFLSKDDFEGIGELAVNPIGDRIIDAFFPDGRETTDFRTFTRVLAHFRPVEGPGGSQNANSRLSKLKFAFQLYDQDKDGKISRAEILQVLRMMIGIEVTDEQLESITDRTIQEADKDGDNAISFEEFAKSVEKLNIEQKMSLRILK; from the exons ATGGGAGGCCAAACTTCTCAGCTCTTCACAGTCCCTGAGCAGCAGGAGATCATGAAAGAAACTGGCT TCTCGGAAGCTAATGTTGTGCGCCTTTACCAGCGCTTCCAGGCTTTGGACAAGGATGAAAAAGGCTTCCTCAG CAAAGATGACTTCGAAGGGATCGGAGAACTAGCAGTGAACCCCATCGGTGACCGGATCATTGATGCCTTCTTCCCagatgg GAGAGAGACTACGGACTTCCGGACATTCACTCGTGTGCTGGCCCACTTCCGGCCAGTGGAGGGACCCGGAGGCTCGCAGAACGCTAACAGCCGGCTTAGCAAGCTGAAGT TTGCTTTTCAGCTCTACGACCAAGACAAGGATGGGAAGATCTCCCGCGCAGAAATATTACAG GTGCTGAGAATGATGATTGGGATCGAGGTGACGGATGAGCAACTCGAGAGCATCACAGATCGAACCATCCAAGAGGCCGATAAGGACGGAGACAACGCCATCTCCTTTGAGGAGTTTGCAAAG TCTGTGGAAAAGCTGAACATTGAACAGAAGATGAGCCTCCGGATCCTGAAGTGA